The DNA region TCCAGGGGAGATGGTCTCTTTAACTGGACGTGAGAGTGGAGCAGGAAGGGCGGAAACTCCTGTACTGTGTGCCTGGCAGGACAAGAAGGGCCACAGGCCACTTGTGATTGAGGTCCCACCCTGGAGTCAATTCTAGTTACCTGCTGGGTGACCCAGAGCAgattgcttaacctctctgggctaaTCCAGGTATCTGCATGGCTCCCTAAATAACCTCCTTCAAGAACCCTGTCCTGATTATctcctcccccccgcccccccaccttCAAGGTCTCCAGGGGACACGCCACTTTCCCTTATACCACACATTTTTCTGGTTTGGGTTTTTTCTCCCCTGGTCGATCATAAACCTCAACCAGGGTATATAGGATCTTTATCTGGATGGTCccctgctgtgtccccatatCATAAATAGGGCCTGACACGTAGCAGGCGTTTCCCACATATTTTTGAAGGAGTGAGTGAGACATGTCACATAATAGCTAATGTCTGGAACTTAGTGACGGCTGCCCGGGGTTTCTGTGCGTGGCACTGTGCTGAGCATCGTGAGTGAATTGTCCTGCTGAGTCTGGGGACAGGGCAATTATCAACTGCGCTTAGCATGTGAAGAGATTGAGGTCCTCGGCACCTCCCCTACCCGGGGCAGGAGGGACAGTGTCGGTGTGTATCACAAGCCACGCTGCCTGGCCAAGCCCAGGGGACATCAGTCGATGGTTGGTGGAAACCCGGGAATGTCCAAGAGAGTCCCCAGAAGGCTGAAGCCCGGGCAGTGCTGGGCCCTGGGTGGCCTCGCTGGCTGCAGTCAGAAGCTACTCCTGGGGTTGTCACTGTGTCCAGCTGTTGAAATAGCGCCCGGAACAGCGAGTCCTTGATACCTGCTGTCAGACTTGGATTAAATATGTCTCCCGCCAGAGAAGGCCCCTGCGGGTGAGGCTGGGCCTGAACCCGACACTGTCCTCACCTCGGGGAGCCACTGACAATCCCATGAGTTCAAACAGTGATGCCGCGGCCCAGAGAGAGGAGCCACTCAGAGGGTGTCTCCCTGTGGCCGAGGACAAGCACGGCAGGCTTCCTGGGGGAGGGTCACTCTAGCCCGGAGGGACTGTGGAATGAAAAGTCAGGTCATTACCTGGGCAGACACCCGGAGGACAGAGCGGGTAATGACAATGACCCAAGAGAGGCTTGTCCCAGAGGTCCCTTGGGTTATGTGTATGTGGAGCCTGGGGGGTGCAGGTGGGGGCAATGCCAAGGTCAGAGGCCAaaccagggctgaggctgtggggACAGGCGGGGAGAGCCGACTACGGCGAGGATGGTGGGAGATGTACCAGGCACACACTGCCCCGAGTCTGCACCCCCTTCCCTCACCCCTGCGAGTGCCGCCCACGTTACAGATGGGGACACTGAAGCCAGGAGGTGAAGTAACTGCCCAAGCCTTCACAGGTGGCTCTGCAGGTTCAAGGTGACAAGGAGACCCACCCGGGAGAGGCTCTGCCCTGCCTGGTCCAGGGTGGTCCTGGCCCCTGGTGGGGAGGGGAGCGGGTCTGGGGTGAGCAGTGCTTCCCCCCACTCTTCAGGCTGAAGATTGAGGAACTCACGCTGCCCAAGGTGTCGCTGAGGCTGCTGCCAGGTTTTGGGGTGCAGCTGTTCCTGCACACCAAAGTGGGCCTGCATGGCTCTGGGTGAGTGTGCCCTGGGGGCCTGCGCCTACCGCACTGTTGGGGGGCAGCCCCCTCCTGTTTGCCGACCTCCCAACCTGCTTCCTCCCAAGGGACTCCCACCCTACTGTCCCGCTCCCCTCCCCAGAGACCACCGCCCATGGACTCCCATCTCGCCCTCTCCAGACCCCCTCCACTGCCCAGGCCTCAGGGGAGCGGGTGGGAGGAGCGGGACCAGGGACGTGCAGCCCACTCGACCCTCAGCCTGGCTCAGGGCCAGTCTGCACCCGGGGTGGGCGTGCCCGGGGCGTGCCCGGGGCGTGGCCTGGTGGGTGGGGCCTGGCAGCCCGGCCACGCCCCAGTGCCTGGTCTCGCAGCCCCCTGGGGGGCCTCCTGCAGCTGGGCGTCGAGGTGAACGTGTCGTCTCGGGTGGCGCTGGGTGTGAGCCCGCGGGGAACGCCCATCCTCATCCTCAAGCGCTGCAGCACGCTCCTGGGCCACATCAGCCTGCTGTCGGGGTGAGTCGCCTGCTCCCTGTCCCCACGGCTCTGGGGCGGCAGGGGCCTTAGACACCTCTGGGTCCGCCCCGGTCGGCCTGGACTCACCTTGCGCCCGTCCCCCTGGCTGGAGTCACGCCCCTGCACAGATGGACAGACTTAGGTCCCTCCGATAGGACTCCTGCCCACTTCTGGgcgtcctcctcctccagctcccggGATCCTGCGTCCCTCTGACAGAGCTGGCCAGGGGGTCACCCCTTCTCTGCAGCTGCTCCAAGCTCTGTCCCTGCTGTGGCACATCAGAGGCCGCGCTCTGCCCctgacttgctgtgtgacctcagaggACCCTCCTCCTGGTCagggcctcagtgtccccatctgtAACCCCAGGGGTGGGACAGGACTATCCGGAAAACACTGTTACATTCCTCCTTCCCCCGGGGGCACCAGGGATGGGTGGGCTTCCCTACACTTTGCGAATGCCATTCCCATGGGACagtggaggcccagagagggcaaaGACTTGCCAAGGTCATACCACTGATGAGGCAGAGATGGAGAGGAGTGGGTCTCTGCCGAGGTCCAGGCTTCCGTGGTGCTCGGCACCGACTTCTGGGGCACCCTCCCCGCCCCCTTCCTGTGTCTACCTTCCAGCCCAAGGCCAGCGCTGTCCCCGGGTTTGTTGAATGGCTCTGATCAGTGACAAGTATGCGACAGCTTTGAGAGGGCTCCCAGGAATAGGGTGGCCCTGGTGCTCCTGTCCCCAGACGGTCCTGAATGAGGAGACCCAGGAGGGGCTGAGCTTCTTGGACTCCAGAGGCTCCGTCCTGCTTCTCTGGGCCATCGGGGCTTGGGGAGGGCGGTGGGAAGGGGAGCCCAGCACGGTGTGGGTGCCCTGTGGTTGTGGCTCTGTGGGGCTGCGGCCCTGCACCCCACGGTGCTGTTCCAGACCCGCATGTTCCTTGTCTGCAATGTCGGGGAGACAGGGGGACAGACATCACTGAACACCGTGGCACACTACTCACGTGCCGCTGTCACTTAATGGGGCCACAGCAACCAGGCAAAGCAGGCACAGTCCAGAGGGGGGACCTAGGGCCGGCCCCTGGTCCCGCAGCGAGATAGGGCAAGGTTTACGCCCAGGTCCACAGAGCCCCAGCCCACCCACCAAGAGAGGGGACAATGCAGAGCCCAGCGCCCACCCTCCCCAACACCCGCGTGCACTGTTCCCACGTGGCCACGGCAGCCTCACTGTCTCCCTGCCCAGGCTGCTGCCCGCGCCACTCTTTGGGGTCGTGGAGCAGACGCTGTTCAAGGTGCTGCCGGGAATGGTGAGTGGCCCCCGGCCCGGCCCCTCCCTGGTTGTGGGTAGGATCAGGTGGCACTTCCTCCCCTCCCACCGGCAAGCCACCGGGGCCCCCAGGGACCCCCTGCTGGTATGGGGACATGTGGGCAGAGTCTCCCCAGACCTCCAGGTGGTGAGGGACCCTGCCCCCAAATCTGCCTCTTTCCCCCCACCCTGTCCTTGCCACGAGTTATTATTGActtggtttttctttaaaggaCCTTTAGATTAAAATCGGGGTCCCTTGTTCTAAGTGGAGCCTGTGCTTGGAGATCATCTTAGAAGGCCACTCGGGAATATTCTTCCACATTGTGATTCATCTGCCCCAGGGGGCGTCGTGTGTGGGGGGTGACGTGTGGGGGGAGTGACGTGTGTGGGGGGTGACGAGTGACAGTGGCCAGCCGAAGCCTGGCTTCCCTCAGGGGGCAGCTGCAGCTGGGTGTGGCCCAATGGTATTTACAGAGGGGTAGGGGAGTGACAAACTGGGGCCCCATAGAGAGTGACCCTCAGGCCTCCCCCACTCAGCAGGCTGGGCTCCTCGTGGGTCCTCAAACAGGGGGACATGGCAGGTGGCAGGGAGACAGGGACCTGGGGTTGGCAACTCTGCCTGGGGCTTGAAGAAGCTCTGCAGGAGGAGGCCATGCTCTTGCGGGCACCAGGCCCCCTCCGAGGGGACTTAACAACGGCGTGTGGCTGCATCTACACTGTGTCCCCTAACGGGGACCTCCGGCCAGAAGCTGAGCTCTGGGTCTCAGAGCGGCTGTCGGAGTCCGGTGGCAGCACCCTGGCTGCTTGGAACTCGCGGTGCAGGGCATCGGGCTGTCCCCACCCGGCCAGTCTCCACCCGCCAGCCCCTGCGCTTCCCTCATTCCCCTGACCAGCCCGACTtggaggccctgggctggggcagcCCACTCTGCAGACAGCCCAGGCCTTTCCTCTCTACCCCAGCTGTATGCCCAAGTGACTGGACGGGGACGGCCACCATCTTTGCCTCCTCAGGCACAGCCCCCGCTGGCCACGGAAATGTGTCCCCTGTTTTCCCAGCAACCTTGGGGGTTCCTAATGGGGAATGGGCCTGGACCCCTCtgggcccctccctgccccacctgtgtgtccccaccTGTCCCCACATCTGCCTTCCCTTGGTGCCAGAACCACGGGGCAGGTCACTTAGAGGAAAAGCACTGGCTCCTGCACCCGGGCTCTGGCTCATggctcctgtctctgcctccgcAGCTGTGCCCCGTGGTGGACAGTGTGCTGGGCGTCGTGAATGAGCTCCTGGGGGCTGCACTGGGTAGGTCGGGGTCCCTTGTCCTCCCTCTTGTCACTCCAGGGCAGCGGGCCCTGAGGGTGGCCGGAGGCAGGGCCCTGGACCTCCCCTTTCCCGGCAGACTGAGGAGGCTgccctggggggcggggggacccTGGTGCAGGCCTAGGGCCAGGGGTGGCGCTCGGTGTCCTCAGCCATCTCCACGTGTCGGTGCTGCAGAGCGACATCTGCTGAGCCCCTTGGTCAGCCCTGTGGTCGGACAGGAGGGGACAGACAAgaagactgaggcccagagagctcGAGGAGGGCCACCAAGGCCCCAGCGCCCGCAGCTCCCAGTGCCCTGCGTGGGCGCCTTTGGGCTCACTAAGGGGCTTTGGAGAATGTCAGAATgtggccaggaggaggaggaggggacggGCAGGAGACTCCACCTGTGGGGCTATGTGAAGGGCAGGTGGCCGCGTCAGGGGACCagctcctggctctgccacttcgctgtgtggccttgggcggGTGGCTTCCGGGCCCCAGTCTCCTCTGTGAGATGCGATGACAGTGGCGCCCAAGCGAGGGCCCGGGCAGCGCTAGGCCAGCAGCAGGCGCTGGGCAGGTGCAGGGGCCGCTATTGCCGGGGACGGGCTCCCAGGGCATTCCTGTCTGTCCTGACCCCGACAGGCCTGGTGCCCCTGGGGGCTCTGGGGTCCGTGGAGTTCTCGCTGGCCACGTTGCCGCTCATCTCCAACCAGTACATAGAGCTGGACATCAACGTGAGTGCCAGGGCGGGGTCCCCCCTGTGCCCAGGGTGTGGCGGGGTGGGGACGCTGGGTCAAGGCCAGGGGGTGGGCAGCCAAAGACCCTCCCGGGCCGTTTCCTGTCCCTGCAGCCCATCGTGAAGAGCGTAGCTGGTGATGTCATTGACTTCCCCAAGCCCCACGTCCCAGTCAAGGTGCCCCCCAAAGATGACCACACGTCGCAGGTGACAGTGCCGCTGTACCTCTTCAACACTGTGTTCGGACTGCTGCAGGCCAACGGCGCCCTCAACACAGACCTCACCCCTGAGCTGGTGAGTGTCCTCCCGGGGAGCCGCGGCAAGGCCGAGGTGACCGGCCACACGTCACCGAGCAGCCTGCCACTCGTCGTCACACGGGAGAGCTGACAAGTTGACAGTGCGTGCGCCTGGCTCTGTACTTGGGGAGGACATTTGCCACTTCGCTGTGTGAAGCGTCAGTGAGACCTCTGAACCCCTGTCCACTCGCACTCCAGGGGGTCACTTGGATGGGTCCAAACAGGCCTAGGCAAGGAGGCCCCTCCTGACCTTGGAGTCCTTCTTGAGTCTAAGCTCATTTATACTCCAGTGTGAGTGGCTGACATGTCCACTCCTCTCTCAAGGGCAGACTGGAGTTGGAAAGATTGGGTTATGCCAGCGGGAGGTCGCTTGTGCTTTTGTTCCGAATCCTGGGGATTCTCTGCTTGCCCTCTGGCTCCTCCTAACCCTGTGGGTCAGACGGCCCAGGCCACAGACCTGCGCAGAGCCATTTCTCGGCCCGAGCCTTCCCGGGAGGAGTGAGCTCTGAGCTCTTGGGCTCCCCAGCTCAGGCCCAGGGGAGGGGGTTGGCCCCTCAGTACCTGCAGGTGGGGTCCCGAGAGCAGAGGTGGCCTCGGGGAGGTGGGGCCGGGCCCCGAGTTGGGAAGCAGCTGTCTTTCAGCTGGGGATGGGCACGGTCATGCCGGGCAGAGACTCGGGGTCAGCGTGTGCGGGGGAGCACCCTGTGCGTGTGGGTGCGGACAGCTGAGTTCTGTGGCCTGAGAGGCCTCGGAGGCCCTGGTGCCTCTCCCTCGCAGGTGTGCTGGGCGAGTGCCTGGGACCCCCACGCAGCGGGCCTGGGACCCTCCCATGGGAACAGCTCTGTTCTGAGAAGGGGCTTGTGCAGCTCGCAGGGTCTCGCCACCAGGGGCCGGGATGCGGGGCCACCG from Ictidomys tridecemlineatus isolate mIctTri1 chromosome 5, mIctTri1.hap1, whole genome shotgun sequence includes:
- the Bpifb3 gene encoding BPI fold-containing family B member 3 isoform X2 produces the protein MLGLCSLLLLWGLAAPSHGLLETVGTLARIDKDELGKAIQNSLVGGPILQNVLGTVTSVNQGLLGSGGLLGGGGLLSYGGIFGVVEELSGLKIEELTLPKVSLRLLPGFGVQLFLHTKVGLHGSGPLGGLLQLGVEVNVSSRVALGVSPRGTPILILKRCSTLLGHISLLSGLLPAPLFGVVEQTLFKVLPGMLCPVVDSVLGVVNELLGAALGLVPLGALGSVEFSLATLPLISNQYIELDINPIVKSVAGDVIDFPKPHVPVKVPPKDDHTSQVTVPLYLFNTVFGLLQANGALNTDLTPELVPNNVPLSTTDLAALAPEVLWTVRVDLEIPGLVDSAPREAWARATEPQIPTWECPVIPQFLSLLRGVTKDADVLTA